The genomic interval GCTCGCTATGCTCAGTCTGAAGCATTGGTCATTCCCCCTGAGCTGTTAGAGAGTCTTTATGTGAACCGGGCAGCTGCACATTATAGTCTGGTAAGTCTGCACGATTTTTATTGGACAGTTGGTTGACATTTAAATCTGTCATTTAAATAGTACTGCAGAAGTTACCTTTGACAAGAAATGCAACAAGCAATCAGCACAGTGAGTTTGAGAGTTATCAccaaaatatgaaacaaaatgtaataaatccTCATTGTCCTCAAATCGTCAATTACAAATAATTGCATCATCACACAATCGGTGTGTGCATTTCAGCGGAATATGGTGACAACTGGCCAGGTTGCAAAACATATAACACAAAACCAACAAAATTTAATGTAAGCTGACACATAATGACAGCATCAAGCACAGACTCTTTGCATAAAAGACATTGAACAGTGATTGCGGCATTTTCACAGCagctgttaaataaatgtaaccagACTGTAACAAACTTAAGATTTGGAAAAAGTTGAACTATTATGCAGAATTACAGCAAATGTGCTTAAAGGTCGCTGAGATGGTAAATTGTCAGATCGACCAGTAAttctgcaaaatgaataaagaataaaatcCAGAATAAAATCGGTTGGCACGTGACctattagattttaaattatttacccAAAACAGCAGACAATTCCAGTAGTAAAGCTTTAGCTTCTTGGTTGATGCTGTGATCCAGGGGTATCGCTTATAATTGGGTTGGGTTGAAATGCTTTCAAAAGCTTTGGCTTTCTGCACCAAATTAAGCTCTGATGTATTTGCAACAATGTCCTCTTCACTAACATTGCTTATGTTTTGCATAGCGAATAACGCTAGCTATTTTatcagcgttttttttttccccgatCGTGGTTCCCCACAGCGGAACATGTCATAAACTTAGACCCCAGCCATTTAGATGGGCGATATGTTTGGTCAATTTTCCTGTAATTTGAAATTAGTTTCTCATTGACTTGCTACTGGCCCTCTGTAATTTCATAGCTGGAACACCAATTGGAGAACTGAAAGCATTAGGCAGAAAAATTCTAATACGGAGAAAATGGGCGTCTACACAACACAACATGAACTGAATAGGCAGATTTTAAGGGTTTATTTCCTCAAAAAGATTTAGATGTTTATTGTCAATTTATGAATTCCAAAAGtaactttaaaaagttttaactttttaaactattgttaaaaatttttaaatatttttttacaatagtTTAGGCCCTCTCTGATTGCCCTCTTGAATTCAGTATGTGCAAATTATCATGCAGTACAGACATTTTCTGCAAATCAAACTCTTCTCTTGTCTTTTACGTTTAGGGAGAGTATGAGCGAGGAGTGCAGGACTGTGACAGCGCGCTGTGTGTGTCGGAGGGCAGTCGCAGGGCACTCTACAGAAAGGCACTTTGTCTGAGGGAGCTGGGCCGACTCAGAGAGGCTTATGAGTGTGGCACTGGATGCCTATTAACTGCCCCTCACGTATGTATTCATATGCAGAAGCAATGAAACATTAATCTgcagtttatattttttattcactgctgtgtaaaagtttggggtcattacattttttttttttttaattaagttaatactacttttcagcaaggatgcattcaattgattaaaagtgacagtaaagacatttataatgttacataagatttctatttcaaatgaatgctatAGAACTTTCTTTTCAAAGAGTCCTGAAAGAagtattccacaaaaatattaagcagcactgttttcagCATCGATAATATCAAGAAATGCTTCTTTTGATTCGAGCatcaacatattaaaatgatctgtgaaggttcatgtgacactagCTATGGTTCCATccaaaactgtaaatttaacttgtgcgcaaaattggaatattgcataaaacatttgcgaataaagcactgtttctaTCCAGTGATTCGAGAGAACAAAattgtcacttcctgataaCTGGCACCAAATATCAATAGGAAAAATGTAAGTTGCTGCAGAAAGAGAAGCCACTGTTGCTCTTTTttgtatatagtatatagtaaATTACTTGGAACGCAGTCGTGTAAGACAGTACTGGGAGGTAGTTAAACCGAGCCACTTTGACAACAGCAGAATGACCAAAAgaacatttcagatgctgtgcaacaagattggtctgctggttagtccagttatgccGTTGCATcgtgcagtcacatgactttttttgatgcacatcaagacatatttttagaatttatgctcATCTTGCCGTTTCCAtctagcgtttttttttttttttttggtgtataaaaataggtggatagaaacatagctactgaaaactggagtaacatctgctgaaaagtcagctttgccttcacaggaataaaatacatttcaaaatatattacaattgaaaagttgttttaaatggtaatatttaaagaaattaaagaaatcttattgaccccaaacctttgaatattagtgtatataaatatatgtataatatatgcAGTTAGAAATGTTTATGCCTTATTTTGCAAATTCTTGTAATGCTTCTCTAACAAAACATTGTTTgcttactttattttacacagGACAGGCAAGTCAGTGAGCTTGCTCAGGATCTAGCTAACAAACTTGGTTTGAAAATTCGCAAAGCATACGTCAGCCCTCAGGTTTGTCTTTTAGATTAAATGATattagttttaaatattgataaTTTGCCAATTATATAGTTGTCCTAACATGcactttttatttcagcttgatTCTACAACATCTGGGGCAGACAGCAATGGAGAAACTAATTCTCATACAGGGGAGGCAAGTTTTATAACAATTGGTCAATAAAGTAGTTAAAAGTAGTAAAAAATTggtttataaaataaaagctattttGTACAAATAAGAATTGCATGGTTTGGATTAAATTAACCAACCTCCCTGCTCTTTCTTTTCAGACCTCCTCAAATGGTCTTGAGTCTTTGACTGATATTGGATCAGGTATTTTATATATAGCATacatactaggggtgtaacggatcgtagtttaaccatcatagagtgacAGTTTTTcatgtgtatgtttttttttttttttttttttttttttttttttgtcttgccaATTTACACATTCAAGTAATTTTAAACCATTTCAGCGCAAGAAGAGCACTCATGCACTGTTATCTGTGCACAGAGAGGTGCGTTTCAGACAGCGTGCAATCACAGAATCGatttctctttcacgtctttttgtgcttgaatggatacatacatacaaaattgtCTAAATGGCCATCTTGGctagtattcatgtaaacacagtcgcttatgtcttaagtgaacgtaaacagttgagaaagaaatcgGATGTCTATTattatattggatccatgcattagctcttaaagtgacagcagcctataaatatctgcttctgtttatgttagtaatgttaatcaaacatcaaaacacagctttatcaaagattaatctatatttaatttatacagtgaacactaTGCAGCATTATCTTACATTTaagtttctgtacctgaatactactgttagaccttactttatttgtaactttgttaTATTGAATTTATATTTGCTTTTAATAATAAGTGTATTTgtaattcttgttttttttttttttttttttttttttactgactgttcacttgtctttaataatgtttgaactttTTGCTGATCCGAAAAAAGATCCGATCCATGACTCAAAAACCGTAATATgatccgaaccgtgagttttgtgatccgttgcACCACTAATACATACATATGTGGTCATTCCATGTCAACTCAACCAGATGTCTCTGgcaaaaaatgttgattttgatcttttttttttttttttttttgcataaatgaagaagaaagccaaaatattaaatgtcacagatgtatatttactttatacaggggggtcaaaatgacaattttcacctgagatttggaggcAGATTACAGGAGggtaaaatgactttagaaagatggcagcatcattatttaatttttacacagagattgatAATTCttttagtaaaatctgttgactttagctatctttgttgcattatttgcccacggtgacagttcaaaaatagGAAAACTTGTTTTTTGCCTGAAGTTTACATACCTGGAACTCaagaactattaaaaataactttaatagGATTTTAGATTCTAgttcttaaacttttcttttggtataTTAATTTAAGGCCCATTATGTTCATTTCCAGAGATATGGGGAATTCAGTGTGGCTCCACaagtaaattggtaaattgttTTTAGTGGTCAAAAACTAagtgtgggtcactttgcatacagtgatacttttttctttcaaagaGAAACagctgaagaacaaataatgttgaaactagaaatgtctcgttttttttttctatcaacaCATAGATAGAACGTACCTGTCtggagtgccataaatattgcTTTTGCTTGTCTGTAacacaaaaagtattacagATACTttatccttctagattctcattcttattAAAATTTTCTTTTGTAATCCTCATTTGTAAGGCCCTATATGgttcagtcccatagatatggggatctcaatGTGACTCCATGTCCAAATGATTGAATTTTTGCCCATTTTAAATGGtcgaaaaccaaatgtggtCAACTTTTCAAACAGCTGATACTTAGTGTTTAAAGAAGaatgtctgaagaacaaataatactgaaactagaaatgtatcttgtttcttTCTATCAAAACAATTGTGTATAACATACTTACCtgagtgcaaaaaaaaatatttttccgAAGTTTGCATGTATGTAACGAAGTATtgaagatatcttaatatcatTTTAGAGTCTTGTTCCTgtgaaacatttcttttggaatctttatttttaaggccCTATACGGTTCAGTCTTAGAGATATTGGGATGTCAATGCGGTAACATAGTTACAATACTGTGAAGTTTTGAGTTACATGCAcgcaaactttggaaaaacaatatttatggcAATATCTATTTATGCGATTGtgttatagaaaaaaaaatttagataaatttctagtttcaacattttttgttcttcagcTTCAGAATCTAAAAAGATATTAAGAGATCTTTCATAgtttacaggcatgcaaactttgggcaaaaaacacaagtgtgttttctcatttttgaactgtcatcgttggcatataatgcaacaaagatttctgaagttaacagattttactaatagacctaccaatctctgggaaaataaaataatgatgctgaaatttggttgatgtgacacagaatgaccctatagcatttaaaattatgattaaaatatatgaacGTAATCATTAAGCATATATGAATAGGTGAGTCAGTTTATTCATCTGTTTATCCCACAGACTTAACAAGTGCCCAATGCATCCCTGCCCCTCTGGCCACACCAATCCCAGTCAGTGATGACCCTCAGATTCCCTCACAGAACCCTGTTGTGCCCCAAGACATGCCAGAAAGCCCAAGTCAGGAGCCGTCAGGGCGGGTGCCATACTCTGTGCCTGTATCTGAACACATGGGAGAATGTGTGATGAATGAGGACACCTCATGTCTGGACACCTTGCTGGAAAGTATTCCCAAAGGAGCTGAGGTCAGCGTggtgagtgtaatggagagcTGCAGGGAGGGACAGTAGGACGTTTTCATTCAATACTGGATTGATCAGTGTAAAAGTACCTAATATTTACTTGTCTCTCCATCAGAACCCAGTTCAGGGGGCTATTCCAACTAACCTACCAAACACTGCTGTGGGTTTGAGACCCCCATACTCTCCGGGCCTCCCAGCCTCGTCAGGCCAGCTCACGACTCCATTTTTCAACTCTGCTGTCAGTCCGCTCCCCCCACTGGAGAGCTTCTCAGTGCTAGGTCAAAGTGAAGCCTCTTCCCAGACAATGGACTCCCTTGGCTCCTTCAGCTCTGGGGCTGGAGACACTGCAGGGAAGGGCGGGTCTGGATCACTGAGCACAGGAGGACTGGATTCCCTCTCTGAGTACACACTTCCTGGTGAGTGTTTTAACTGACTTGGTGTGTgaaactaccgttcaaaagtttggaaaaacGTTTTGGAAATAAATTGATACTTTTagtcagcaagaatgcattaatttgaacaaaagtgacagtaaaggcatttataacactacaaaatatttccattttgaaatgctgtccttttaattcatcaaagaatcctaaaaaaaagtttaatggtttctataaatatattaatcagcacattcgttatgaacattaataatttttttttgaacaacaaatcagaatattagaatgatttctgaaggtttgtttcactgaatactggagtaatggctgctgaaaatgctACATGTCAGCGCTGCCCACAAGGTTACTGGCTCCGATAAatatgttactgtttttactgtatttgatcaaatgaatgcagccttggtgagcataagagacttcttttaaaaacactaaaaaaaaaaaatcttactaatgCTAAACTTTTGAAAGTTAGTGTATCTGTATTTGAATAATGCAGAAAATGTATTGACATGATAATAATTTGATATTGATAACTTGAGCATTTTTATCCTATTAACATTCCTTTCCTTACAAATCTTAGGTGGACGAATCTCTCACAGTTTCATCCCCAGTTTGCGTAATCATAATGCCGCCAGTGCAGTGAGTCATAACTGTTCTGTTCTTCAGTCTTACTCATGAACTCAACATGAACGtctttaaatgtttgtaaaaatGGTTCGCAATCACCTGGTCAGAGAACTGTCCTTTGCTTCCAGCAGAATGGCCCAGTCGGTACCAACCTTTCTCTGCTGTCACGAAACCCTTTGGCTGCCACACACGAGTTCAGACAGGCCTGTAATGCTTGCTACAGTCGCATAGGTACTGAATCCCATAATGTGTGATTTGAAAAAAGAGTTACATATTGGAACTATTCCTAAACATGCTATACCTGTCTGAAAGAGGTGGATCTTTTCTTAATTAGGGCCTCGGGTCATGGACTACCATTATCAGCCTGATGCAGCGCATCGCTGCAAGAGAGATGTGCTGCTCTGTCGCCTCAAATCCTCAGACGACCCCACCTGGAAAAGGGTGCGACCCCGTCCAGCTCGTAATAACTTTCTTGGGGCGTTTGTTCTCTGCAAAGGTATGGCTCTGTGTTTATTATGTGTATTacttatgtttattattatgtcAGCGTTGGTTTTGTTATCAGTaatgtcagatttttttcttcccattaaaaaaaaaaaaaatagtaattccTAATTAATattgctttattaaaaatatatacattatattaatgcataattaataatgattcttaaatgattttttttttgttttgttttttttgtcatcatcATTCTGTTTTTCCAGAGGTACAAGAGCGTCAGGAGTGCCAGTATGGTGAAAACTGCACTTTTGCCTATTGCCAGGAGGAGATAGATGTGTGGACCCAAGAGAGGAAGGGAGCTCTAAGTCGTGAGCTTCTGTTTGACCCTCTGGGCACCAATGAACGACGGGCCCTCAGTGTCACCCGTCTCCTTCAGCTCCATATGGGCATGTTTATGTTCCTCTGTGAGGTAATGTGTGTCTTCTTATGTAATACTTGTCTCATACCTAGAAATTATTCTTGTTTAGAAATGCTAAATTGTTATTCTGGCCTCTGCTTTCCTTTAGGAATGTTTTGACAGTAAGCCTCGTATCATTAGCAAGCGAAGCAAAGAGAATCTCGCTGTGTGTTCCAACCTCACTGCACGACATCCCTTTGACGATAACAAGTGAGTCATCATCTCCCGACTTCTGTCTTTTTATTGAGACTTTGATCACTAATATGATTTTGCAGCTCTAAAGTGGCCATCGCATTATATCTCCTCTCATATGTTTGTCTCTTACAATGCCATCTATCCGGACAGGTGCCTGGTGCACGTGGTTCGCTCAGCAAACGTGCGCTACAGTAAAGTACGCCCTCTTCACCCACTCTGCCAGTTTGACGTGTGCCGCCATGAGGTGCGATATGGCTGCCAGCGGGAGGATAGTTGTTCCTTTGCACATTCAGTCATAGAACTCAAGTGTTGGGTGCTTCAGCAGGACACAGGTACATAAGACATGctataatattatttgtatGCATGCACACTGCAGTCTAATGTTTTACCTTAGTATCCTTATCAAGCTTTTGTTTATGCTGTaaaatgtttatgcatttttaaaaatgtttgatgGCTGTATTTTGTGACGTCATCCATTAATTTCAAAaactttacttaaagggttagttcacccacaaatgaaaattctgtcatcattaatcaccctcatgtcgttctgaacctgtaagactttcattcatcttcagaacacaaattaagttatttttaataaaatgtgagagttttctgtccctccatagaccgCAACTACCTTTTACACACTTTTACGCTTGAAAAATTTCATAAAGAGATAATAAAACTGTTCCATATGAATTGAAcgttttagtccaaattttctgaaaatacacaatcactttatatgctGATTAGATTTAATTCCATTTTATTCACGTATATACATTTATCAACGCACACTTAAGTTATGACAAACGGAAGCTCAATCAtgcttgcttgacgtgcgagaaccaatgaggttcattctcgtgtgttatgcagcatgtttgaacttccgtaagaaccaatgaggtttgttcttgtgcgtcaagcaggttcagttgagcttctgtttgtttgctgatcaatgttaatatgtaaataaaatattgttaaattgtaactagggctggacgatatgacttaaaatcaaaatctcgattaattgaacatttttacCTCAATTACGATTTGTGAACGATTATTTTGCACAGTACcacaatattttacaatattactgattttactgtattttttaacaaataaatgctgtcccCATGATCATATGATACTTTTCAAAACTCACCAAAAAATCTCACCAAACCCCAACTTTTTGTAGTGTAGGgcattactgtcactttcgcTGCCGTTTTTGCCCCACGCCCCGGTTTATCACTTGTCTTTGAATCGGATAATTGAAAGCTGATAGTAAAAATGAGCTGCatgatgatttttttgtttgtgcttATTTCTTACCTGTCAGGCATTACCCATGAGGAGATGGTGCAGGAGTCAAAGAGACACTGGCACCGATTGGAACAGAATGCACAAAGACAGAAGGTGAGGCTTTGACAAAGAACGCCACTGTGCTGTCTCACAAACACTCATCATTACTGAAATCTAGTCCTTTCATTTGATTGCTTTTTGTTGGTTCAAGTCTGATTTACAAAacaagtctttctttcttcaccGCCGTCTTCAGCCCATGCTCGGGCCACACCAGCCCAGCGGGAGCAGCAGTAACAGCAGTGCTGTGAGCGGTAGTGCTGTGGTCTCTGGAGGGGTGGGAGGAGACTGCATCGGCGGCGGAAGCacaggaggaggaggtggaggaggaCTTGTAGGATGCGGTCGAGGGCGGGGCCTGAATCTGAAGATGAAGTTTGTGTGTGGACAGTGTTGGAGGGAGGGCCAGGTCAATGAGCCAGACAAGTCTTTGAAGTACTGCACTGCCAAAGCCAGGCACAGGTTAGCTTCTCTTATTCAAGAAAGCATCATCTTACCACCAGGATGCTCATTAAAAATTAACGTGCCTACAATATTTACTGGAACAGTTGTAATGTGACTGCTTTTATTAGACACAGTAGACAGCATCTTTGCTGATGGTTCTTGGTGTTATTATGGTATAATGCTTCTTTCTGCTTTGTCCGTTCTTTCCAGCTGGACAAAAGAGCGCAGGGTGTTGCTAGTGAAATCGTTTGAGAAGAAAAAGTGGGTGGTAGTGCGGCCGCTGCCTTTTTCCCGTACCTACCCCCAACAATATGATGTAAGTCAGTCCTTTGTTGATTAAATTATTGTGACAGCAAACAGAAACTGTTTTGTCAGGTTCTTCAGCAGGTTGTAGTTTTGACACTGAGCTGCAGTGCTGTTCTTATGATCTGTTAAACATCATACAATGTAATG from Ctenopharyngodon idella isolate HZGC_01 chromosome 12, HZGC01, whole genome shotgun sequence carries:
- the zc3h7bb gene encoding zinc finger CCCH domain-containing protein 7B isoform X2, encoding MDPERQKRKEEIQKALGFIQSSLPFPEPEGYEAFLTQLVCNLLDEGNAVYRDGEWRQAAVHYGEGVNVARYAQSEALVIPPELLESLYVNRAAAHYSLGEYERGVQDCDSALCVSEGSRRALYRKALCLRELGRLREAYECGTGCLLTAPHDRQVSELAQDLANKLGLKIRKAYVSPQLDSTTSGADSNGETNSHTGETSSNGLESLTDIGSDLTSAQCIPAPLATPIPVSDDPQIPSQNPVVPQDMPESPSQEPSGRVPYSVPVSEHMGECVMNEDTSCLDTLLESIPKGAEVSVNPVQGAIPTNLPNTAVGLRPPYSPGLPASSGQLTTPFFNSAVSPLPPLESFSVLGQSEASSQTMDSLGSFSSGAGDTAGKGGSGSLSTGGLDSLSEYTLPGGRISHSFIPSLRNHNAASANGPVGTNLSLLSRNPLAATHEFRQACNACYSRIGPRVMDYHYQPDAAHRCKRDVLLCRLKSSDDPTWKRVRPRPARNNFLGAFVLCKEVQERQECQYGENCTFAYCQEEIDVWTQERKGALSRELLFDPLGTNERRALSVTRLLQLHMGMFMFLCEECFDSKPRIISKRSKENLAVCSNLTARHPFDDNKCLVHVVRSANVRYSKVRPLHPLCQFDVCRHEVRYGCQREDSCSFAHSVIELKCWVLQQDTGITHEEMVQESKRHWHRLEQNAQRQKPMLGPHQPSGSSSNSSAVSGSAVVSGGVGGDCIGGGSTGGGGGGGLVGCGRGRGLNLKMKFVCGQCWREGQVNEPDKSLKYCTAKARHSWTKERRVLLVKSFEKKKWVVVRPLPFSRTYPQQYDMCVHVMKQKKCHYIGNCSFAHSLEERDVWTYMKNNSLRDMQQMYEMWLSLTNQNRRADGTLMTPPPEEKQIAMPTDYSESMVGRRMSGGGGDL
- the zc3h7bb gene encoding zinc finger CCCH domain-containing protein 7B isoform X1, with translation MDPERQKRKEEIQKALGFIQSSLPFPEPEGYEAFLTQLVCNLLDEGNAVYRDGEWRQAAVHYGEGVNVARYAQSEALVIPPELLESLYVNRAAAHYSLGEYERGVQDCDSALCVSEGSRRALYRKALCLRELGRLREAYECGTGCLLTAPHDRQVSELAQDLANKLGLKIRKAYVSPQLDSTTSGADSNGETNSHTGETSSNGLESLTDIGSDLTSAQCIPAPLATPIPVSDDPQIPSQNPVVPQDMPESPSQEPSGRVPYSVPVSEHMGECVMNEDTSCLDTLLESIPKGAEVSVNPVQGAIPTNLPNTAVGLRPPYSPGLPASSGQLTTPFFNSAVSPLPPLESFSVLGQSEASSQTMDSLGSFSSGAGDTAGKGGSGSLSTGGLDSLSEYTLPGGRISHSFIPSLRNHNAASAQNGPVGTNLSLLSRNPLAATHEFRQACNACYSRIGPRVMDYHYQPDAAHRCKRDVLLCRLKSSDDPTWKRVRPRPARNNFLGAFVLCKEVQERQECQYGENCTFAYCQEEIDVWTQERKGALSRELLFDPLGTNERRALSVTRLLQLHMGMFMFLCEECFDSKPRIISKRSKENLAVCSNLTARHPFDDNKCLVHVVRSANVRYSKVRPLHPLCQFDVCRHEVRYGCQREDSCSFAHSVIELKCWVLQQDTGITHEEMVQESKRHWHRLEQNAQRQKPMLGPHQPSGSSSNSSAVSGSAVVSGGVGGDCIGGGSTGGGGGGGLVGCGRGRGLNLKMKFVCGQCWREGQVNEPDKSLKYCTAKARHSWTKERRVLLVKSFEKKKWVVVRPLPFSRTYPQQYDMCVHVMKQKKCHYIGNCSFAHSLEERDVWTYMKNNSLRDMQQMYEMWLSLTNQNRRADGTLMTPPPEEKQIAMPTDYSESMVGRRMSGGGGDL